Proteins encoded together in one Benincasa hispida cultivar B227 chromosome 1, ASM972705v1, whole genome shotgun sequence window:
- the LOC120070963 gene encoding uncharacterized serine-rich protein C215.13-like yields MASACVNNVGMSSENFLDCSSSVPCHSYGWLSPRVSFSRDFPDDSPPSNLIGPLSKPNPAGESEIRDPDPELVPVSEFEFRLQDPVSLMLPADELFLDGKLVPLQVSSVKPSVNGLKSTRCVSSPETAAQSRRRVEEECSTDPYLFSPKAPRCSSRWRELLGLKKLYQSSSNGNGNGNGNGGAKNESHKTTTTSSSYFSEANSKALKYFLHRSSKSSLSSSLDSSLSLPLLKDSDSESVSLSSSRVSLSSSSSGHEHEDLHRLSLDCENKPNTNPISLHRNPNHNNPPRMRLVKARPKSESNPRSTSTADHHPTATRVGRSPLRHTPGESSSTSSRLGIRGVSVDSPRMNSSGKIVFHNLERSSSSPSSFNGGPKFKSRGMERSYSANVRVTPVLNVPVCSSLRGSSKSVSVFGFGPLFTGTGGSSSRNHQSSSSSSSNNRTTTRRIIETEGGGKIY; encoded by the coding sequence ATGGCTTCCGCATGCGTTAACAATGTCGGAATGTCGTCGGAAAATTTCCTCGATTGCTCTTCTTCTGTTCCATGCCATTCCTATGGTTGGCTCAGCCCTCGAGTCTCCTTTAGCCGCGACTTCCCTGACGACTCCCCTCCTTCCAACCTCATCGGACCTCTATCTAAACCTAACCCGGCCGGAGAGTCCGAGATTCGAGATCCGGATCCTGAACTGGTTCCAGTCAGCGAGTTCGAGTTCCGTCTTCAAGATCCCGTCTCCTTGATGCTCCCTGCGGATGAACTGTTTTTGGATGGGAAACTCGTGCCGCTTCAGGTGTCGTCTGTTAAACCCTCAGTCAACGGTTTGAAGTCGACGAGGTGCGTTTCGTCGCCGGAGACTGCGGCTCAATCCCGCCGGAGAGTTGAGGAAGAATGCAGTACGGATCCGTATCTGTTTTCTCCAAAGGCACCGAGGTGTTCCAGTCGATGGAGAGAGCTTTTAGGGCTTAAAAAGCTGTACCAGAGCAGCAgcaatggaaatggaaatggcAATGGCAATGGCGGCGCTAAAAACGAAAGTCACAAAACGACGACGACGTCGTCGTCTTACTTCTCGGAAGCAAATTCGAAGGCGCTGAAGTACTTCCTCCACCGGAGTTCGAAATCGTCGTTGTCCTCCTCGTTGGATTCGTCGCTGAGCCTTCCATTACTGAAGGATTCCGATAGTGAGTCTGTTTCGCTATCTTCTTCCCGTGTAtctctttcctcttcttcctcaGGTCACGAACACGAAGATCTTCACAGACTGTCGCTCGATTGCGAAAATAAGCCAAACACGAATCCGATTTCCCTCCATAGGAACCCTAATCACAACAATCCACCGCGGATGAGACTGGTGAAAGCGCGGCCTAAATCAGAGAGCAATCCAAGATCAACTTCAACAGCGGATCATCATCCGACGGCGACGAGAGTAGGGAGAAGCCCGTTGCGGCACACACCTGGAGAGTCTTCATCAACATCCAGTAGATTAGGGATCCGAGGAGTATCCGTAGATAGTCCACGAATGAACTCATCAGGGAAAATCGTGTTCCATAACTTGGAAAGAAGCTCAAGCAGTCCAAGCAGCTTCAATGGCGGACCGAAATTCAAAAGCAGAGGAATGGAACGGTCATACTCTGCGAACGTGAGAGTAACTCCAGTCCTAAACGTTCCAGTTTGTTCTTCCTTAAGAGGATCCTCAAAATCCGTCTCTGTTTTCGGATTCGGACCATTATTCACCGGCACCGGCGGAAGCAGCAGCAGAAACCACCAGAGTAGTAGTAGCAGTAGTAGTAATAACCGGACGACGACTAGACGGATCATCGAAACCGAGGGCGGAGGGAAAATCTATTGA